The following are from one region of the Prochlorococcus marinus str. SB genome:
- the hisG gene encoding ATP phosphoribosyltransferase — translation MITIALPKGALLKDSISTFKKAGLDFSNALEENNRSLTFESNCKRAKALLVRNGDVPVYVSYGQADLGIVGYDVLRESELKVAKLLDLGFGGCHMSLAVKKNSNYFKPTDLPANCKVASKFIKTARSYFEELNIPVEIVHLTGSVELGPITGMAEAIVDLVATGKTLKENGLIKIDDLYYSTARLIGNPLSMRLDDNHLRDTILSIESTNAL, via the coding sequence ATGATTACTATAGCTTTACCAAAAGGAGCTCTGTTAAAAGATTCAATTTCAACTTTTAAAAAAGCTGGGTTAGATTTCTCTAATGCGTTGGAAGAAAATAATAGATCATTAACCTTTGAATCAAATTGCAAACGGGCAAAAGCTCTATTAGTAAGAAATGGAGATGTGCCTGTTTATGTAAGTTATGGTCAGGCTGATTTGGGTATTGTTGGGTATGACGTTTTACGAGAATCTGAATTAAAAGTCGCAAAATTATTAGATTTAGGATTTGGAGGTTGTCATATGTCGTTGGCGGTTAAGAAAAATAGCAATTATTTTAAACCAACTGATCTTCCAGCGAATTGTAAAGTAGCAAGTAAATTTATAAAAACAGCAAGATCATATTTTGAAGAATTAAATATTCCTGTAGAAATAGTTCATTTGACAGGATCAGTCGAGCTTGGTCCAATTACAGGTATGGCAGAGGCAATAGTTGATTTGGTGGCAACCGGCAAGACTCTCAAAGAGAATGGTTTAATTAAAATAGATGATCTTTATTACTCGACTGCAAGGCTAATTGGAAATCCTTTATCTATGAGGTTAGATGATAATCATCTCAGAGATACAATTTTATCAATAGAATCAACTAATGCTTTGTAG
- the gloB gene encoding hydroxyacylglutathione hydrolase produces MEFNKARNIIGLRVLSDNVIWLLVKDKSVVVVDPSVHEPVIRYINENNFHLEAILQTHHHSDHIGGTKSLIEKWPNVKVIASSKEKKRIPFQNVSVEDGETLNILGEEVKIIEVLGHTSSHIAFFLNGENPVLFIGDTLFSGGCGRIFEGTYQQMYSSLERIKSLPKNTLIYCAHEYTKGNILWALNLKPKDQDIKNKLSEVEKKLSLNELTIPFLLDEEMKINLFLRAKNLEEFTFLRANKDIWV; encoded by the coding sequence ATGGAATTTAATAAAGCTCGAAATATCATCGGACTTAGAGTTTTAAGTGATAACGTCATTTGGTTGTTGGTAAAAGATAAATCCGTTGTAGTTGTAGATCCATCTGTTCACGAACCAGTTATTAGATATATAAATGAAAACAATTTTCACTTAGAAGCTATTTTGCAAACTCATCATCATTCAGACCATATTGGAGGGACGAAGTCTCTTATTGAAAAATGGCCAAATGTAAAGGTGATTGCTTCCTCCAAAGAAAAAAAGCGAATCCCTTTTCAAAATGTATCTGTTGAAGATGGAGAAACTTTAAACATTTTAGGGGAAGAGGTAAAAATAATTGAAGTATTAGGTCATACAAGCTCACATATTGCCTTCTTTTTGAATGGGGAAAATCCTGTTCTTTTTATTGGTGACACATTATTTTCTGGAGGCTGTGGAAGAATTTTTGAGGGAACTTATCAACAAATGTATTCTTCACTAGAAAGAATCAAATCCTTACCAAAAAATACTCTCATATATTGTGCACATGAATATACAAAGGGAAATATATTGTGGGCATTGAATCTCAAGCCAAAAGATCAAGATATAAAAAATAAACTTTCGGAAGTTGAAAAAAAACTCTCTCTTAATGAATTGACAATTCCATTTTTACTTGATGAAGAGATGAAAATAAACCTTTTCTTAAGAGCAAAAAATTTAGAAGAATTTACTTTTTTAAGAGCAAATAAAGATATATGGGTTTAA
- a CDS encoding Rid family detoxifying hydrolase, with amino-acid sequence MSSKQVIKTSNAPDPVGPYNQAIKAGDFIYCSGQIAMDPALNEITCLGDIEKETIQVLKNLAAVLEAGGAKKEDVIKTTIYLTDLNNFQIVNKIYSDFFNIENPPARACVEVSSLPKGVLVEIDCVAFLD; translated from the coding sequence ATGTCCTCCAAACAAGTAATTAAAACATCAAATGCTCCAGACCCTGTCGGACCTTATAATCAAGCAATAAAAGCTGGGGATTTTATCTATTGTTCTGGTCAAATTGCTATGGACCCAGCTTTAAATGAAATAACATGTTTAGGTGATATAGAGAAGGAAACTATTCAAGTTTTAAAAAATCTCGCAGCAGTTCTTGAAGCTGGTGGAGCGAAAAAAGAGGATGTAATAAAAACAACTATTTACTTAACTGACTTAAATAATTTTCAAATTGTAAATAAAATATATAGTGATTTTTTTAATATTGAAAATCCTCCCGCAAGGGCCTGTGTGGAAGTTTCATCTTTACCAAAAGGAGTTTTAGTTGAGATAGATTGCGTCGCATTTCTAGATTAA